One window of the Gemmatimonadota bacterium genome contains the following:
- a CDS encoding septum formation inhibitor Maf, with product MRHLVTIFFAIISLAPTHAEVNPWDDAFKKQWYAGLAEITRYELKQAQYRDTYDGDAVLIFVTEDFLTDEHVKRERGDGPSTSVLKLNAMRQFTTGLYPYSLMTSVFTPVAPDQTHTLKITSTAQEWCGHTFAQINHRNGEYKATLRSYFQSDGDHDLTLPGAILEDEIWTRIRLAPERLPTGEIQIIPGMLFQRLTHTLPDVQTANAELVTNDTTQIYTLAYTSIGRKLAITFEKNYPHAILGWEESTQRRGRWTTTTARKTHATMIDYWNKNKIEDIVYRAQLGLK from the coding sequence ATGCGACACTTAGTCACCATATTTTTCGCCATCATCTCCCTCGCTCCAACCCATGCAGAAGTAAACCCCTGGGATGACGCATTCAAAAAACAATGGTACGCGGGACTCGCGGAAATCACCCGCTATGAACTCAAACAGGCGCAATATCGCGACACATACGATGGCGACGCCGTCCTCATCTTCGTAACCGAAGACTTTCTCACAGACGAACACGTCAAACGCGAACGCGGCGACGGGCCGAGCACCTCCGTACTCAAACTCAACGCCATGCGCCAATTTACAACGGGCCTCTATCCCTACTCCCTCATGACCTCTGTATTCACACCCGTAGCCCCCGATCAAACGCACACACTCAAAATCACCAGCACAGCCCAGGAATGGTGCGGCCACACCTTTGCCCAGATAAACCATCGCAACGGCGAATACAAAGCCACACTGCGATCTTATTTTCAAAGCGATGGCGACCACGACCTCACATTGCCTGGCGCCATCCTCGAAGACGAAATCTGGACGCGCATCCGACTGGCACCCGAGCGCTTGCCCACAGGTGAAATCCAGATCATCCCTGGCATGCTATTCCAGCGCCTGACACACACCCTCCCCGATGTCCAGACCGCCAATGCAGAACTCGTCACAAACGACACAACCCAGATCTATACCCTCGCGTACACCTCCATTGGCCGCAAACTCGCCATAACCTTTGAAAAAAACTATCCCCACGCCATCCTCGGCTGGGAAGAATCCACGCAACGCCGAGGCCGCTGGACCACGACCACAGCGCGCAAAACGCATGCTACAATGATCGATTACTGGAATAAAAACAAAATTGAAGACATCGTCTATCGCGCACAATTGGGCCTGAAATAA
- a CDS encoding cytochrome c maturation protein CcmE yields the protein MTTKKIKFIAGFAVIIASLLTMIVYSSEKMSLYYLTVSELEARETEFANTRFKLAGKVIPGSIISRDGNRTVEFEISDLINQDPSASKRTIRYSGVVPDTFREEADVVLEGKIGPNGIFIADDMLAKCPSKYESQSYEEIKASYE from the coding sequence ATGACCACCAAAAAAATAAAATTCATCGCGGGATTTGCCGTCATTATCGCCAGCTTGCTCACCATGATCGTGTACAGCTCTGAAAAAATGTCGCTGTATTACCTCACCGTCTCCGAACTGGAAGCGCGCGAAACCGAATTTGCCAACACCCGCTTCAAACTCGCCGGCAAAGTCATCCCCGGCTCCATCATCTCCCGCGACGGCAACCGCACCGTCGAATTTGAAATCTCTGACCTCATCAACCAGGACCCCTCTGCCAGCAAACGCACCATCCGCTACAGCGGCGTCGTACCCGACACCTTCCGCGAAGAAGCCGATGTCGTACTCGAAGGCAAAATCGGACCCAACGGCATCTTCATAGCCGACGACATGCTCGCCAAATGCCCTTCCAAATACGAAAGCCAGAGCTACGAAGAAATCAAAGCGTCGTATGAATAA